One genomic window of Pseudomonas sp. LFM046 includes the following:
- a CDS encoding ChaN family lipoprotein, which produces MRVLLLCLLGLLTACQSLPPLPEWQSPEGRDRPELGVIRDLRSGEQLTPEQLVERLAAEPRVLVGEQHDNPDHHALQLWLLEALEARREQGSLLLEMLDPVQQPRVDVARKGPLPPDLPEALAWQKNWDWALYGPIVRHALEQPYPLLAANLDRSEIKAIYLERPTLQGKLSTVESVRAPLLEQIRESHCGLLPESQMPAMLAVQQQRDRRMAERLSAAPGPALLFAGAFHVRRDLGVPLHLADLGQTDGNAVLILSEAGKPVNAGAADYVWYTAALPAIDHCAGMRNQAPAAR; this is translated from the coding sequence ATGCGCGTTCTATTGCTTTGCCTTCTTGGCCTGCTGACCGCCTGCCAGAGCCTGCCGCCGCTGCCTGAATGGCAGAGCCCCGAAGGCCGTGATCGCCCTGAGCTCGGTGTGATTCGCGACCTGCGTAGCGGCGAGCAGCTCACGCCGGAACAACTGGTGGAGCGGCTTGCCGCCGAGCCGCGCGTGCTGGTCGGCGAACAGCATGACAACCCGGATCATCACGCCCTCCAGCTTTGGTTGTTGGAGGCCCTGGAGGCGCGGCGGGAACAGGGCAGCCTGCTGCTGGAAATGCTCGATCCTGTGCAGCAGCCACGGGTGGATGTCGCACGTAAGGGGCCGCTACCGCCCGATCTGCCGGAAGCGCTGGCCTGGCAGAAGAACTGGGACTGGGCGCTTTACGGTCCCATCGTGCGGCACGCCCTGGAGCAGCCTTATCCGCTGCTGGCGGCCAACCTCGATCGCAGTGAAATCAAGGCGATCTACCTGGAGCGTCCGACGCTGCAGGGCAAGCTGTCCACGGTCGAAAGTGTCCGGGCGCCGCTGCTGGAGCAGATCCGGGAGTCCCACTGCGGCCTGCTGCCGGAGTCCCAGATGCCGGCGATGCTGGCGGTGCAGCAGCAGCGTGACCGGCGTATGGCTGAGCGTCTGTCGGCAGCGCCCGGCCCGGCACTGCTCTTTGCCGGCGCCTTCCATGTGCGCCGCGACCTGGGCGTGCCCCTGCATCTGGCCGATCTGGGGCAGACCGATGGCAATGCCGTGCTGATTCTCTCGGAGGCGGGTAAGCCGGTGAACGCGGGCGCCGCTGACTATGTCTGGTACACCGCCGCACTGCCGGCCATCGATCACTGCGCAGGAATGCGCAATCAGGCTCCGGCCGCACGCTGA
- the sfsA gene encoding DNA/RNA nuclease SfsA has protein sequence MRFALALEEGRLLKRYKRFLADIETVSGEQLTIHCPNTGSMLNCMSEGCRVWFSRSSDPKRKLPGTWEITETPQGRLACVNTARANALVEEALKAGVITELEGFSALKREVAYGLENSRADFRLDFADGPAFVEVKSVTLGFDGTSVAAFPDAVTQRGSKHLRELAALARAGVRAVQLYCVNLSGIEAVRTADEIDPAYSAVLREAVSAGVEVLAYGVELTHEEIRVSRRLDVRL, from the coding sequence GTGAGATTCGCCCTGGCCCTGGAGGAGGGCAGGCTGCTGAAGCGCTACAAGCGCTTCCTCGCGGATATCGAGACGGTCAGTGGCGAGCAACTGACTATCCACTGTCCCAACACCGGCTCCATGCTCAATTGCATGAGCGAGGGCTGCCGGGTCTGGTTCAGTCGCTCCAGCGACCCCAAGCGCAAACTGCCCGGCACCTGGGAAATCACCGAGACGCCCCAGGGTCGCCTTGCCTGTGTCAATACGGCTCGGGCCAATGCGCTGGTAGAAGAGGCGCTCAAGGCGGGGGTGATCACCGAGCTGGAGGGATTCAGCGCGTTGAAACGGGAAGTCGCCTACGGACTGGAGAACAGCCGCGCCGACTTCCGTCTGGACTTCGCCGATGGTCCGGCCTTCGTCGAGGTGAAGAGCGTCACCCTGGGCTTCGATGGCACGTCCGTGGCGGCTTTCCCCGATGCGGTCACCCAACGCGGTAGCAAGCACCTGCGCGAACTGGCCGCCCTGGCCCGTGCTGGTGTTCGGGCCGTGCAGCTCTACTGCGTCAATCTCTCGGGGATCGAAGCGGTGCGGACAGCGGACGAAATCGACCCGGCCTATTCGGCGGTACTGCGTGAGGCGGTTTCCGCCGGTGTGGAAGTGCTGGCCTACGGGGTGGAGCTGACCCACGAGGAAATCCGCGTCAGTCGCCGCCTCGACGTGAGGCTCTGA
- the dksA gene encoding RNA polymerase-binding protein DksA, producing the protein MPTNAKQQSSQLIRGFVPYQETKGEEYMSDRMRAHFTNILNKWKLELMEEVDRTVHHMQDEAANFPDPADRASQEEEFSLELRARDRERKLIKKIDETLQLIEDNDYGWCDSCGVEIGIRRLEARPTATLCIDCKTLAEIKEKQLGS; encoded by the coding sequence ATGCCCACCAACGCAAAACAACAGAGCAGCCAGTTGATTCGTGGCTTCGTGCCCTACCAAGAGACCAAGGGCGAGGAGTACATGAGCGATCGCATGCGCGCTCACTTCACCAACATCCTCAACAAGTGGAAGCTGGAGTTGATGGAAGAGGTGGACCGTACCGTGCACCACATGCAGGACGAAGCCGCCAACTTCCCCGATCCGGCCGACCGCGCCAGCCAGGAAGAAGAATTCAGCCTGGAACTGCGTGCCCGCGACCGCGAGCGCAAGCTGATCAAGAAGATCGACGAGACCCTCCAACTGATCGAAGACAACGATTATGGCTGGTGTGACTCCTGCGGCGTCGAGATCGGCATTCGCCGTCTGGAAGCCCGCCCCACCGCCACCCTCTGCATCGACTGCAAGACCCTGGCGGAAATCAAGGAAAAACAGCTCGGCTCCTGA
- a CDS encoding ABC transporter substrate-binding protein has translation MYLMRLFVGVASLCVGMLFSHQAAMAEALPQRWVSAGGSVSEWVVALGGQDKLVGVDTTSQHPEALKALSSVGYQRQLAAEGILSLRPDILVGTEEMGPPPVLAQISAAGVRIERLASTADLATLERNLKLIGALLGNEARADQALADYRQRLEHQAEWVSQVQRTQKSPRVLFLLGHAGSGPQAAGKDTAAAWLIQRAGGQNLTDHQGYKAISSEALAALDPDVVVIADRRLEGEAARDALLQQSPALAATRAAREGRLLSLDPTLLVGGLGPRVPDGIAALSAGFYPSAPAPAPTAKSPSQP, from the coding sequence TTGTACTTGATGCGTCTATTTGTCGGTGTCGCCAGCCTTTGCGTGGGCATGCTGTTTTCCCATCAGGCCGCCATGGCCGAGGCGCTTCCCCAGCGCTGGGTCAGCGCGGGTGGCTCGGTCAGTGAGTGGGTCGTGGCCTTGGGCGGACAGGACAAACTGGTGGGCGTGGATACCACCAGCCAGCACCCCGAGGCATTGAAAGCGCTGTCGAGCGTCGGCTACCAGCGGCAGCTGGCGGCAGAGGGCATTCTGTCGTTGCGCCCGGATATTCTGGTCGGCACCGAGGAGATGGGGCCGCCGCCGGTGCTGGCTCAGATCAGCGCGGCAGGCGTTCGCATCGAGCGTCTGGCCTCCACGGCTGACCTCGCAACCCTGGAAAGGAATCTCAAGCTGATCGGCGCCCTGCTGGGTAATGAAGCGCGTGCCGACCAGGCGCTTGCTGACTACCGCCAGCGTCTCGAACACCAGGCCGAATGGGTCAGCCAGGTCCAGCGGACCCAGAAGTCCCCGCGGGTACTCTTCCTCCTTGGCCATGCCGGCAGCGGTCCGCAGGCGGCGGGCAAGGACACCGCAGCAGCCTGGCTGATCCAGCGTGCAGGAGGGCAGAACCTGACTGATCACCAAGGCTATAAGGCCATCTCCAGTGAAGCCCTGGCCGCCCTGGATCCGGATGTGGTGGTGATCGCCGATCGCCGCCTGGAAGGCGAGGCCGCCCGCGACGCATTGCTCCAGCAGAGCCCCGCCCTGGCCGCCACCCGCGCGGCGCGTGAGGGTCGCCTGCTCAGCCTTGACCCGACCCTGCTGGTGGGCGGGCTGGGGCCGCGCGTGCCTGATGGCATAGCCGCGCTGTCCGCCGGCTTCTATCCTTCGGCACCGGCACCGGCACCGACCGCGAAGAGCCCGAGCCAGCCATGA
- a CDS encoding Rieske (2Fe-2S) protein, which translates to MILLCRPDDLAEGQSRGFTVDDLKILLVRRQGRVHAYVNSCPHRGIPLDWVPNQFLDHSGSLIQCATHGALFLIESGECVTGPCVGEALDPVAIREDAHGIWLDDDA; encoded by the coding sequence ATGATCCTGCTCTGTCGCCCCGACGACCTGGCCGAAGGCCAAAGCCGGGGCTTTACCGTTGATGACCTGAAAATCCTGCTGGTGCGCCGGCAAGGGCGGGTCCATGCCTACGTGAACAGTTGCCCGCACCGGGGCATTCCGCTGGATTGGGTGCCGAACCAGTTTCTCGACCACAGCGGCAGCCTGATCCAGTGCGCCACCCACGGCGCACTGTTCCTGATCGAGTCGGGGGAATGCGTGACCGGGCCCTGTGTCGGCGAGGCCCTGGACCCGGTGGCCATCCGCGAAGACGCCCACGGCATCTGGCTGGACGACGACGCCTGA
- a CDS encoding pyridoxal phosphate-dependent aminotransferase yields MAQSYSARSRAIEPFHVMALLARANELQAAGHDVIHLEIGEPDFTTAEPIVQAGQAALAAGHTRYTAARGVPQLREAIASFYASRYRLNIDPDRILITPGGSGALLLASSLLVDPGRHWLLADPGYPCNRHFLRLVEGAAQLVPVGPETRYQLTPQLVERYWDSDSVGALVASPANPTGTVLHADELAELSRTLKERGGHLVVDEIYHGLTYGMDASSVLEVDDDAFVLNSFSKYFGMTGWRLGWLVAPLDAVPELEKLAQNLYISAPSMAQHAALACFQPQTLEILEQRREEFARRRDYLLPALRDLGFRIAVEPEGAFYLYADISAFGGDAYAFCRHFIETEHLAFTPGLDFGRHLAGQHVRFAYTQSLPRLEEAVQRLARGLKTWADR; encoded by the coding sequence ATGGCCCAGTCCTACAGTGCGCGCAGCCGCGCCATCGAACCCTTTCACGTCATGGCCCTGCTGGCCCGAGCCAATGAACTCCAGGCGGCGGGTCACGATGTCATCCACCTGGAGATCGGCGAGCCGGACTTCACCACTGCCGAGCCGATCGTCCAGGCCGGGCAGGCAGCCCTGGCCGCCGGGCATACCCGTTACACCGCCGCTCGCGGTGTGCCGCAACTGCGTGAGGCGATCGCCAGCTTCTACGCATCACGCTATCGGTTGAACATAGACCCAGATCGCATTCTCATCACCCCCGGCGGTTCGGGTGCGCTGCTCCTGGCCAGCAGCCTGCTGGTGGATCCGGGCCGGCACTGGCTCCTTGCCGACCCCGGCTATCCCTGCAACCGCCACTTCCTGCGCCTGGTGGAAGGTGCGGCCCAACTGGTTCCGGTGGGCCCCGAGACCCGCTATCAGTTGACCCCGCAATTGGTCGAACGGTACTGGGATTCCGACAGCGTGGGTGCGCTGGTGGCCTCGCCGGCCAACCCGACCGGCACCGTGCTGCATGCCGACGAACTGGCGGAGCTGTCCCGAACCCTCAAGGAGCGTGGCGGTCATCTGGTGGTTGACGAGATCTACCACGGCCTCACGTACGGCATGGACGCCAGCAGCGTGCTGGAAGTGGATGACGATGCGTTCGTCCTGAACAGCTTCTCCAAGTACTTCGGCATGACCGGCTGGCGCCTGGGGTGGCTGGTGGCGCCGCTGGACGCCGTGCCGGAGCTGGAAAAGCTGGCGCAGAACCTCTACATCAGCGCGCCATCGATGGCCCAGCACGCGGCCCTGGCCTGCTTCCAGCCTCAGACCCTGGAAATCCTCGAGCAGCGCCGCGAAGAATTCGCCCGGCGCCGGGACTACCTGCTGCCGGCCTTGCGCGATCTGGGCTTCCGGATCGCCGTGGAGCCGGAAGGCGCCTTCTATCTTTATGCAGACATTTCCGCCTTCGGGGGCGATGCCTACGCCTTCTGCCGCCATTTCATCGAGACCGAGCACCTGGCCTTCACGCCGGGCCTGGACTTCGGGCGTCATCTGGCCGGCCAGCATGTGCGCTTCGCCTATACCCAGAGCCTGCCGCGCCTGGAAGAGGCGGTGCAGCGCCTGGCCCGTGGCCTGAAGACCTGGGCAGACCGGTGA
- a CDS encoding iron chelate uptake ABC transporter family permease subunit codes for MIASLRSRPLFISLGVLLLLALWMSLALGPVSLPLGETLRAALRLAGLPFSGEGLEQAELILGQIRLPRTLLGLAVGAVLALCGVAMQGLFRNPLADPGLVGVSSGAALGGALAIVGGAAMGGLPEAFAPYLLSVCAFGGGLGVTLLVYRLGRRDGQTSVATMLLAGIALTALAGAVIGLFTYLADDATLRSLTFWNMGSLNGASYARLWPLLIVTVVVIFWLPRRAKALNALLLGESEARHLGFDVERLKRELVFCTALGVGAAVAAAGLIGFIGLVVPHLVRLVAGPDHRILLPASALAGASLMLLADLVARLVLAPAELPIGIVTALIGAPFFLYLLVRGRP; via the coding sequence ATGATCGCTTCACTTCGTTCCCGTCCGCTGTTCATCTCGCTGGGCGTCCTCCTGCTTTTAGCGCTGTGGATGTCCCTGGCGCTGGGGCCGGTCAGCCTGCCCCTGGGGGAGACCCTGCGTGCGGCATTGCGGCTGGCCGGCCTGCCGTTCTCCGGCGAAGGGCTGGAGCAGGCCGAGCTGATCCTCGGCCAGATACGTCTGCCCCGCACCCTGCTGGGGCTGGCCGTGGGCGCTGTGCTGGCGCTTTGCGGTGTGGCGATGCAGGGGCTGTTCCGCAACCCGCTGGCCGATCCTGGCTTGGTCGGGGTGTCCAGTGGTGCCGCATTGGGCGGTGCCCTGGCCATTGTCGGCGGCGCTGCAATGGGCGGTCTGCCGGAAGCGTTCGCGCCTTATCTGTTATCCGTCTGCGCCTTTGGTGGCGGACTTGGCGTGACCCTGCTGGTCTATCGCCTCGGGCGTCGGGACGGCCAGACCAGCGTGGCCACCATGTTGCTCGCCGGAATCGCCCTGACCGCCTTGGCCGGTGCGGTGATCGGCCTGTTCACCTATCTGGCCGACGACGCCACCCTGCGCAGCCTGACCTTCTGGAACATGGGCAGCCTCAACGGCGCCAGCTACGCGCGCCTCTGGCCGTTGCTGATCGTCACCGTTGTGGTGATCTTCTGGCTGCCGCGTCGGGCCAAGGCCCTGAACGCCCTCCTGCTGGGGGAATCCGAGGCGCGGCACCTGGGGTTTGATGTGGAGCGGCTGAAGCGTGAGCTGGTGTTCTGTACCGCCCTCGGTGTGGGGGCGGCAGTGGCGGCGGCGGGCTTGATTGGCTTCATCGGCCTGGTGGTGCCGCACCTCGTGCGCCTGGTGGCCGGTCCGGATCACCGCATTCTGTTGCCGGCCTCGGCCCTGGCCGGGGCCAGCCTGATGCTGCTGGCGGACCTGGTGGCGCGCCTGGTGCTGGCGCCGGCTGAACTGCCCATCGGCATTGTCACGGCGCTGATCGGTGCGCCTTTCTTCCTTTATCTGCTGGTGCGAGGCCGTCCCTGA
- a CDS encoding energy transducer TonB produces the protein MPIVIQLVNPEPVQVPAMAQPTQAPRPAPRPLGASKPRPEAARPASSSEPKVEQAIAIARTEPAKPRPSSPTKPQPVAAATSSDEVERRSVASARPAPAKPVVTEVFSREPAFLTPPRSPVYPAQARRRNQQGQVLVEVRLDAQGRLLEARLLRSSGVESLDRSALDAVAGWRFRPETQDGQPVPSRVHIPIEFALSASR, from the coding sequence ATGCCGATCGTGATCCAACTGGTAAACCCCGAGCCCGTTCAGGTGCCGGCGATGGCGCAGCCGACCCAGGCGCCACGGCCGGCACCAAGGCCTTTGGGGGCGAGCAAGCCGAGGCCGGAGGCAGCAAGGCCCGCCTCGAGCAGCGAGCCGAAGGTGGAGCAGGCCATTGCCATTGCACGTACCGAGCCGGCAAAACCTCGGCCCAGCTCGCCGACCAAGCCGCAGCCCGTGGCAGCAGCCACGTCATCCGACGAGGTGGAGCGTCGCTCGGTCGCCAGTGCGCGGCCAGCCCCGGCCAAGCCGGTGGTCACTGAGGTGTTCAGCCGCGAGCCGGCCTTCCTCACGCCCCCCAGGTCGCCGGTCTATCCGGCCCAGGCGAGGCGTCGCAATCAGCAGGGGCAGGTCCTGGTGGAGGTTCGCCTTGATGCCCAGGGGCGCTTGCTGGAGGCGAGGTTGCTTCGCTCGTCCGGTGTGGAAAGCCTGGATCGATCGGCCCTGGACGCGGTTGCCGGATGGCGTTTCCGACCTGAAACCCAGGACGGCCAGCCGGTGCCCAGCCGCGTGCACATTCCCATTGAGTTCGCCCTCTCGGCGAGTCGCTGA
- a CDS encoding hemin-degrading factor has product MSLQSPMPSQVSPLYQAWQTLRSEQPRLRARDAAQCLDVSEAELTASRLGVDAVRLRPEWSALLPALGELGYIMALTRNEHCVHERKGYYREVSVAANGQMGLVVSADIDLRLFLTGWSSVFAVAEETPRGTQRSIQIFDKQGTAAHKVFLTGDSDLAAWEPLVERFRAEEQTAELGLVPQSESAQAKPDAEIDVTALREGWAALKDTHHFFALLKKHGAERTQALRLAGSQWAERLDIAELPRLMEEAGERQVPIMVFVGNQHCIQIHSGTVSSLKWLDTWFNVLDPEFNLHLQTAGVTELWRVRKPSTDGVITSWEAFDAQGQLVVQLFGARKPGIPEREDWRALAEHAPAI; this is encoded by the coding sequence ATGAGCCTGCAATCCCCGATGCCCAGCCAGGTATCTCCTCTCTATCAGGCCTGGCAGACGCTGCGTTCCGAGCAGCCGCGCCTGCGTGCCCGCGATGCGGCCCAGTGCCTGGACGTCAGCGAGGCCGAGCTGACCGCCAGCCGCCTGGGCGTCGACGCGGTGCGCCTGCGCCCTGAGTGGTCCGCTCTGCTGCCGGCCCTGGGCGAGCTGGGTTACATCATGGCGCTGACCCGTAACGAGCATTGCGTCCACGAGCGCAAGGGTTACTACCGTGAGGTTTCGGTGGCGGCCAACGGCCAGATGGGCCTGGTGGTGTCGGCTGACATCGACCTGCGCCTGTTCCTGACGGGCTGGTCCAGCGTGTTCGCGGTGGCAGAGGAAACCCCGCGCGGGACTCAGCGCAGCATCCAGATCTTCGACAAGCAGGGCACTGCGGCGCACAAGGTCTTTCTCACCGGCGACAGCGATCTCGCAGCCTGGGAGCCGCTGGTGGAGCGCTTCCGCGCCGAAGAGCAGACGGCCGAACTCGGTCTGGTGCCTCAGTCCGAGTCCGCCCAGGCCAAGCCTGACGCGGAGATCGATGTCACCGCACTGCGGGAAGGCTGGGCTGCCCTCAAGGACACCCACCATTTCTTTGCCCTGCTGAAGAAACACGGCGCCGAGCGGACCCAGGCCCTGCGCCTGGCGGGCAGCCAATGGGCGGAGCGGCTGGACATCGCCGAGCTGCCGCGCCTGATGGAAGAGGCCGGCGAGCGCCAGGTGCCGATCATGGTGTTCGTCGGCAACCAGCACTGCATCCAGATTCACAGCGGCACGGTCAGCAGCCTCAAGTGGCTGGACACTTGGTTCAACGTGCTTGATCCGGAGTTCAACCTGCACCTGCAGACCGCTGGCGTGACCGAGCTCTGGCGCGTGCGCAAGCCCAGTACCGACGGTGTGATCACCAGCTGGGAAGCTTTCGACGCGCAAGGCCAATTGGTGGTGCAATTGTTCGGCGCCCGCAAACCCGGTATTCCTGAGCGGGAAGACTGGCGAGCACTGGCGGAGCACGCCCCGGCGATCTGA
- a CDS encoding TonB-dependent hemoglobin/transferrin/lactoferrin family receptor, whose translation MALRPPFARRSGLALLLLCPSLALAAEKAATQFDTMTVTATRSEQRLDEVPSTVSVQTERDIDQKNVNNIRDLVRYEPGVSVSGTGSRFGLSGFTIRGIGGNRVLTQVDGVSVPDAFNFGPFLNAQRNYIDPDIVKQVEIIRGPASSLYGSDAIGGAVSFLTKDAADYLDEGDDAYARLKTGYSSADNSWLRSATFAGRQGSLDGVLHLGRRSGEEVETFGGAGGAGKGREEANPQDFTTDNLLAKVGWNYAGNDRLQLSYERFENNVDTRVLSDASVLTSTALGGGMFSNALTAASNAKDSTDRERISLEHQLELNAAFADQLKWQLSHQDSEIRQQTFNNRFSWVAFNTNPVPPASAFERLRTRDSVYEEKLWAFNSQLDKHFALGSTQHHVIYGVDLKRLESSDLRKGNEFRVSTGQPLPPAFGAETFPLSDFPDPVTHEYALFAQDSIEIGRWTLLPGLRYDYYELKPHVTPEYLNSNPVDRNPSDFDDHALSPKLGVTYRLDDAHSLYGQYAAGFKAPEPVDIFGEFVNTAMGYQNIANPRLKPETSDSYEIGLRGKYDTGSFGVALFYNRYEDFIDQVTIPDPTGNNLLTFQSQNLNKVTIRGAEARGELFLDSFGLPVGTRLLGTIAYARGKNEETGEPINSIDPLNAVIGLGYAEPSGKFGGDLAWTLVQAKDRIDQTNNASLRINEQFATPGYGTLDLNTWWQVTEALSVNAGLFNLTDKQYWQWGDVQGLDADSRSLGRFTQPGRNVSVNLVWEI comes from the coding sequence ATGGCGCTGCGTCCGCCCTTTGCCCGTAGATCCGGGCTTGCCTTGCTGCTGCTCTGCCCATCCCTTGCCCTGGCCGCCGAGAAGGCCGCCACCCAGTTCGACACCATGACGGTGACCGCCACCCGCAGCGAGCAGCGCCTCGACGAGGTACCGAGCACGGTCTCGGTCCAGACCGAACGCGATATCGACCAGAAGAACGTGAACAACATCCGCGATCTGGTGCGCTACGAGCCGGGCGTTTCGGTGAGCGGCACGGGCAGCCGCTTCGGCCTTTCCGGCTTCACCATCCGTGGCATCGGCGGCAATCGGGTCCTGACCCAGGTGGACGGCGTCTCCGTGCCGGACGCATTCAACTTCGGTCCATTCCTCAACGCCCAGCGCAATTACATCGACCCGGACATCGTCAAGCAGGTGGAGATCATCCGGGGCCCGGCGTCCTCCCTTTATGGCAGCGACGCGATTGGCGGCGCGGTCAGCTTCCTGACCAAGGATGCCGCCGACTACCTGGACGAAGGCGATGACGCCTACGCCCGCCTGAAGACCGGCTACAGCAGCGCCGACAACAGCTGGTTGCGCAGCGCTACCTTCGCCGGCCGCCAGGGCTCACTGGATGGCGTCCTCCACCTCGGCCGACGCAGCGGCGAAGAAGTCGAAACCTTTGGCGGTGCCGGAGGTGCGGGCAAGGGCCGCGAAGAAGCCAACCCGCAGGACTTCACCACCGACAACCTGTTGGCCAAGGTCGGCTGGAACTATGCCGGCAATGATCGCCTGCAACTCAGTTACGAGCGCTTCGAGAACAATGTGGACACCCGCGTGCTCAGCGACGCCTCGGTCCTCACCTCCACCGCCCTGGGCGGCGGCATGTTCAGCAACGCCCTGACCGCCGCCAGCAACGCCAAGGACAGCACCGACCGCGAACGCATCAGCCTGGAGCATCAGCTGGAACTGAACGCGGCCTTCGCCGACCAGCTCAAATGGCAGCTCAGCCACCAGGACAGCGAGATTCGCCAGCAGACCTTCAACAACCGCTTCAGCTGGGTGGCATTCAACACCAACCCGGTGCCGCCTGCCTCGGCCTTCGAGCGCCTGCGCACCCGGGATTCGGTCTACGAAGAGAAGCTCTGGGCCTTCAACAGCCAGCTGGACAAGCACTTCGCCCTCGGTAGCACCCAGCATCACGTGATCTATGGTGTCGATCTCAAGCGCCTGGAAAGCAGCGACCTGCGCAAGGGCAATGAATTCCGCGTCAGCACCGGCCAACCTCTGCCACCCGCATTCGGCGCGGAAACCTTCCCGTTGAGCGATTTCCCCGACCCGGTCACCCACGAATACGCCCTGTTCGCCCAGGACAGCATCGAAATCGGCCGCTGGACCCTCCTACCGGGCCTGCGTTACGACTACTACGAGCTCAAGCCTCACGTAACCCCGGAATACCTGAACAGCAATCCTGTCGACCGCAATCCGTCCGACTTCGACGACCATGCCCTGTCGCCCAAGCTCGGCGTCACCTATCGGCTGGATGACGCCCACAGCCTCTACGGCCAGTACGCCGCCGGCTTCAAGGCGCCGGAGCCTGTGGATATCTTCGGTGAATTCGTCAACACCGCGATGGGCTACCAGAACATCGCCAACCCGCGCCTGAAGCCGGAAACCAGTGACAGCTACGAGATCGGCCTGCGCGGCAAGTACGACACCGGCAGCTTCGGCGTGGCGCTGTTCTACAACCGTTACGAAGACTTCATCGACCAGGTGACCATTCCCGATCCGACGGGTAACAACCTGCTCACCTTCCAGTCGCAGAACCTGAACAAGGTGACCATTCGCGGTGCCGAAGCACGGGGAGAGCTCTTTCTCGACAGCTTTGGGCTACCCGTCGGTACCCGCCTGCTGGGCACCATCGCCTATGCCCGCGGCAAGAATGAGGAAACCGGTGAGCCGATCAACAGCATCGATCCGCTCAATGCGGTCATCGGTCTGGGCTACGCCGAGCCGAGCGGCAAGTTCGGCGGCGACCTGGCCTGGACCCTGGTCCAGGCCAAGGACCGCATCGACCAGACGAACAACGCCAGCCTGCGCATCAACGAGCAGTTCGCCACACCCGGCTACGGCACCCTGGACCTGAATACCTGGTGGCAGGTCACCGAGGCCCTCTCGGTAAATGCCGGACTGTTCAACCTGACCGACAAGCAGTACTGGCAGTGGGGCGACGTCCAGGGCCTGGACGCCGACAGCCGCAGCCTGGGCCGCTTCACCCAGCCGGGCCGCAATGTTTCAGTCAACCTGGTCTGGGAGATCTGA
- a CDS encoding heme ABC transporter ATP-binding protein: MLRVEQLDVVRGGKQVLAGVDLALQPGEVLGVLGPNGAGKSTLLGALCGEVAAASGEVSLDGRALDDWSGPLRARRLAVLPQSSTLNFAFRVEEVVAMGRMPHDTGRERDAEVVAEALGAADASHLAGRSYLALSGGERQRVHLARVLAQLWPGDSGQVLLLDEPTSMLDPLHQHTTLQAVRTFAERGVAVLVILHDLNLAARYCDRLLLLAGGRPHVLGTPERVLQAEPLKAVFGLDVLVQRHPVRGHPLIVAR; this comes from the coding sequence ATGTTGCGTGTGGAACAACTGGACGTGGTCCGGGGCGGCAAGCAGGTGCTGGCCGGTGTCGACCTGGCATTGCAGCCGGGTGAAGTACTCGGGGTGCTGGGGCCCAATGGCGCGGGCAAGAGCACCCTGCTTGGCGCGCTGTGCGGTGAAGTGGCGGCTGCTTCAGGAGAGGTCAGCCTGGATGGACGTGCCCTGGACGATTGGAGCGGCCCCCTGCGCGCACGTCGCCTGGCCGTGTTGCCGCAAAGCTCGACCCTGAACTTCGCGTTTCGGGTCGAAGAGGTCGTGGCCATGGGCCGCATGCCCCATGACACGGGGCGCGAACGAGACGCCGAAGTCGTGGCTGAAGCACTGGGCGCGGCCGATGCCAGCCACCTCGCCGGGCGTAGTTACCTGGCGCTTTCGGGGGGCGAGCGCCAACGTGTGCACCTTGCGCGGGTGCTGGCGCAGCTCTGGCCTGGGGATTCCGGGCAGGTGCTGCTGCTGGATGAGCCCACGTCCATGCTCGACCCCCTGCACCAACACACCACCCTGCAGGCCGTGCGGACCTTTGCCGAGCGTGGCGTTGCCGTGCTGGTGATCCTCCATGACCTGAACCTGGCCGCGCGCTACTGCGACCGCCTGTTGCTGCTGGCCGGCGGCCGTCCCCATGTGCTGGGAACGCCGGAACGTGTACTCCAGGCCGAGCCCCTCAAGGCCGTGTTCGGTCTGGACGTGCTGGTGCAGCGCCACCCGGTACGGGGCCACCCATTGATAGTCGCCCGCTGA